One Amblyomma americanum isolate KBUSLIRL-KWMA chromosome 8, ASM5285725v1, whole genome shotgun sequence DNA window includes the following coding sequences:
- the LOC144101853 gene encoding uncharacterized protein LOC144101853 produces MSPPRSAGGDGCVLLQSGIVFRALQRKDAVLFGKLVRHGALSNFVLPDSDDGTTLLHLVVSVDEFSLEFLEMLLKSGADPNAANADGVTALHIAAASGNEAALERLVERGGDPTRRDPTGKNVFDLLADNKDWACLGKVKHLLGIPADNCADRCAPVGEANGSPQQQACSGTLSPDVTDAGDLDASLCLSSPADVSTDTESVLNTAYVFPHRYLSPVYVGDKRNRRRCRRRSDAGQAGGASPAEGSLDSPTDESAGPSWSSVDVSATDSTSASSDLSDELMRLTDDELREQLAACCGHDVGPVLDSNRNVIRHALAHYRWGPRARIRLASSEVSYGWALNDRSTPPTCDCCEVVHKDPESGLVLKEEHYHSSTDAESSTTDAASSGTDTVDVPPELRGLTNEQIFAKLKSLGDAPGPVTEGTRTAYLSRLARLALGLATLHKSRDVISPDVHTLVLNAGNLDAYRDLEMAMVQDFDKPRPNGYWREGNAKASFTYLLLDTRVTQNLPLRANNLTLAERMSDFLKAIFYVGKGKRSRPFSHLYEALLVRKGMDKSWQKVDVEKTRKILQIWDSRHGVVSLHVFQNTLAAEAYTREACMIDAIGLRRLANQKKGDVYGIVRSWPEKKRRKLGAYLVYKALNIFLSEGERHLGPLDL; encoded by the coding sequence ATGAGCCCGCCGAGGTCAGCTGGCGGCGATGGCTGCGTCTTGCTCCAGAGCGGCATTGTGTTTCGAGCGCTGCAACGGAAAGACGCGGTGTTGTTCGGCAAGCTGGTGCGACACGGCGCGCTGTCAAACTTCGTGCTGCCAGACTCGGACGACGGCACCACTCTGCTGCACCTGGTCGTCAGCGTGGACGAGTTCTCGTTGGAGTTTCTCGAGATGCTGCTCAAGAGCGGAGCCGACCCCAACGCTGCGAATGCGGACGGCGTGACTGCCCTGCACATCGCCGCTGCATCGGGCAACGAGGCGGCACTTGAACGACTGGTCGAGCGAGGCGGCGACCCTACGCGCCGGGACCCTACCGGTAAGAACGTCTTCGACCTCCTCGCCGACAACAAAGACTGGGCGTGCCTGGGAAAAGTGAAGCACTTGCTAGGCATCCCCGCCGACAACTGCGCAGACCGGTGTGCACCCGTCGGCGAGGCGAATGGCTCGCCGCAACAGCAGGCGTGCTCGGGAACTCTCTCGCCTGACGTCACGGACGCTGGCGACCTCGACGCTTCGCTGTGCCTGTCCAGTCCAGCCGACGTCAGCACAGACACCGAGTCTGTTCTCAACACAGCCTACGTGTTCCCGCACCGGTACCTGTCGCCGGTGTATGTCGGTGACAAGCGGAACAGACGGCGGTGCCGTCGAAGAAGCGACGCAGGCCAAGCGGGCGGCGCTAGTCCTGCAGAAGGCAGCTTGGACTCACCCACGGATGAATCCGCGGGGCCGTCGTGGTCTTCAGTCGACGTAAGCGCGACCGACAGCACCTCGGCGTCTTCGGATCTTTCAGACGAGTTGATGCGTCTCACCGACGATGAGTTGAGAGAGCAGCTCGCAGCCTGCTGTGGCCACGACGTGGGTCCCGTGCTCGACTCAAACCGCAACGTCATCCGCCATGCGCTGGCGCACTACCGCTGGGGACCGCGCGCGCGCATCAGGCTGGCATCGTCCGAAGTGTCGTACGGTTGGGCGCTGAACGACAGGTCGACTCCACCGACGTGCGACTGCTGCGAAGTGGTCCACAAGGACCCGGAGTCCGGCCTGGTACTCAAGGAGGAACACTACCACTCGTCGACGGACGCAGAGTCCAGCACGACGGACGCAGCCAGCAGTGGAACCGACACCGTCGACGTACCGCCGGAACTCAGAGGTCTCACCAACGAGCAGATCTTCGCCAAGCTCAAGAGCCTGGGCGACGCCCCGGGACCTGTGACCGAAGGAACTAGGACCGCCTACCTGAGCCGTCTGGCCAGGCTGGCGTTGGGCCTAGCGACGCTCCACAAGTCCCGCGACGTCATCTCCCCGGACGTGCACACCCTAGTGCTGAACGCCGGAAACTTGGACGCGTACCGAGACCTGGAGATGGCGATGGTGCAAGACTTCGACAAGCCGCGTCCCAATGGCTACTGGAGGGAGGGCAACGCCAAGGCCTCGTTCACGTACCTCCTGCTGGACACCAGGGTGACCCAGAACCTCCCCCTGAGGGCGAACAACTTGACCCTGGCGGAACGCATGTCCGATTTCCTCAAGGCCATCTTCTATGTTGGCAAGGGCAAGAGGTCGCGGCCATTCAGTCACCTCTACGAAGCTTTGTTGGTGCGGAAAGGTATGGACAAGTCGTGGCAGAAGGTGGATGTAGAGAAGACACGCAAGATCCTCCAGATCTGGGATTCCCGGCATGGCGTCGTCTCTCTTCATGTCTTCCAGAACACATTGGCAGCCGAGGCCTACACGCGAGAAGCATGCATGATTGATGCTATCGGACTTCGCCGGCTGGCAAACCAGAAAAAAGGGGATGTGTACGGTATTGTCCGGTCATGGCCCGAGAAAAAGCGGCGGAAGCTAGGGGCGTATCTTGTGTACAAGGCGCTGAACATTTTCCTTAGCGAGGGTGAACGACATTTGGGACCACTAGACCTGTGA
- the ecd gene encoding ecdysoneless cell cycle regulator, with the protein MAAARRVSDDTVRYYLFPKLENPAKTKLELEKKAEVYTAKLLPVITSYIWQDEQFSLCVVDAQRDGVPPHLEGSTYFGDNVEDEWFIVYLLYELTKEDQDLVIKVEDADGEFLLIEAAEHLPKWVNPETSENRVYIYRNSLHIVPLESRKAAESAQALKVTDAIAQIRSPIAKTKAAPAVQKSLAARYHDAPTRHRANQHRAHCYLPAAAVALLQRDPTLLSPAVGAFVSRDPLDVRVLRAMRHFPPETCVMAEVRFTRTLYAQLRQQRFVPDRRVGWHLPPPHAPEFVAHDIGLKLACGLEILAAGSDSKAATDGEPDLAELGDDVRWKRFLKSLTAKGYFQGELEGSKLYQSLLQRAREHFVRTIFTADGDDERRGRHSASVRVAHLLRNLDINVEKLREQAEKLGEPDDEKWLEVTPQDLDHLLEEYSSRGPSSNQSLKGSGAKSKAEETLGATIAESLDHFVRHVSDYEGAEVPSKGTKKKPQPSQANNQSSRGDGIDFDADRFVEALGAILDFKLPPSDDESSSSMSSYGDEVDSHDRLADVINGGSDSFDSDDDLGGPGMDPSHLALDMKSYMELMDRELAGTNVGLSFERQQPAAKPSAREEASADTASPSKAKKAPRATAESFDELDSDDEEPGGGDGYRPVDINLTALKNILESYSSQEGLPGPAGNLLSAMGISVPRDEDA; encoded by the exons ATGGCGGCGGCCAGGCGCGTCTCGGACGACACCGTCCGCTATTATTTGTTTCCCAAGCTCGAAAATCCAGCAAAGACGAAGCTAGAGCTCGAGAAAAAGGCCGAGGTTTACACCGCCAAGCTCCTACCGGTCATTACGAGCTACATTTGGCAGGACGAACAGTTCAGCTTGTGCGTCGTCGATGCACAAAGGG ATGGCGTTCCTCCTCATCTGGAAGGAAGCACCTACTTCGGCGACAACGTCGAGGACGAGTGGTTCATCGTGTACTTGCTCTACGAACTCACAAAGGAAGATCAGGATCTGGTCATTAA GGTTGAAGACGCCGATGGCGAGTTTCTCCTCATAGAAGCTGCTGAGCACCTTCCGAAATGGGTGAACCCGGAGACAAGCGAGAACCGA GTGTACATCTATCGTAACAGCCTGCACATCGTCCCCCTGgagagcaggaaagcagcagagaGCGCACAGGCACTGAAAGTCACCGATGCCATTGCGCAGATCAGATCTCCGATTGCAAAGACAAA GGCAGCACCGGCTGTGCAAAAGTCGCTGGCGGCTCGCTACCACGATGCGCCAACGCGGCACCGTGCAAACCAAcaccgggcacactgctacctgCCGGCGGCAGCCGTGGCTCTGCTCCAGCGAGACCCCACCCTGCTGAGTCCTGCCGTGGGTGCATTCGTGTCCCGCGACCCCCTCGACGTGAGAGTCCTGAGGGCCATGAG GCACTTCCCTCCTGAGACATGCGTCATGGCGGAGGTGCGCTTCACCCGTACCTTGTACGCGCAGCTGAGGCAGCAGCGCTTCGTTCCCGACCGGCGTGTTGGCTGGCACCTGCCGCCACCGCACGCTCCCGAGTTTGTTGCCCACGACATTGGACTGAAGCTG GCCTGTGGTTTGGAAATCCTGGCAGCCGGTTCAGACAGCAAGGCTGCAACCGATGGCGAGCCTGACCTTGCAGAGCTTGGAGACGATGTGCGGTGGAAGCGATTCCTCAAGAGCCTCACTGCCAAGGGCTACTTTCAG GGTGAACTGGAGGGATCCAAGCTGTACCAGAGCCTGCTGCAGCGTGCACGAGAACACTTTGTGCGGACGATCTTCACTGCAGATGGCGATGATGAGCGCCGTGGAAGACATTCAGCCAGCGTGCGGGTCGCTCACCTGCTGCGGAATCTAGACATCAACGTTGAGAAACTTCGTGAGCAGGCTGAGAAGCTTGGGGAGCCGGACG ACGAGAAGTGGTTGGAGGTCACCCCGCAGGACTTGGACCATCTGCTCGAGGAGTACTCCTCGCGGGGGCCATCTAGTAACCAGAGTCTCAAGGGCTCAGG GGCCAAAAGCAAGGCTGAAGAAACACTCGGTGCTACCATCGCGGAGAGCCTGGACCATTTCGTGCGCCATGTCTCCGACTACGAAGGAGCTGAGGTCCCTTCGAAGGGGACGAAAAAGAAGCCTCAGCCGAGCCAAGCCAACAACCAATCCAGCAGGGGTGACGGAATCGACTTTGATGCCGACCGCTTTGTCGAGGCGCTCGGAGCTATTCTCG ATTTTAAACTTCCTCCTTCAGATGATGAGTCAAGTTCTTCCATGAGCAGTTACGGAGATGAAGTCGACTCTCATG ATCGCCTGGCGGATGTCATCAACGGCGGCAGCGACAGCTTTGACAGCGACGATGACTTGGGTGGGCCTGGCATGGATCCATCGCACCTTGCCCTGGACATGAAGAGCTACATGGAGCTCATGGACCGGGAGCTGGCGGGGACCAACGTTGGGCTCAGCTTTGAgcggcagcagccagcagccaagCCGTCGGCCAGAGAAGAAGCCAGTGCAGACACTGCATCACCCTCTAAG GCCAAGAAAGCTCCGCGGGCCACGGCTGAAAGCTTCGACGAACTGGATTCTGATGACGAGGAGCCTGGCGGTGGCGACGGTTATCGGCCCGTCGACATCAACCTGACGGCACTGAAGAATATCCTCGAATCGTACAGCTCTCAGGAAGGGCTGCCCGGTCCCGCCGGAAACTTGCTGTCGGCCATGGGAATCAGTGTGCCACGCGATGAGGACGCCTAG